TAGGATTGttgaaggaggaggaagaggaggcttCGGATGCCACCACCACCTGCTGCTTCTCCATCTCCACCCTCGATCTCGgcgattagggttttgggggttTTGGCGGCGGGGGGGAGGGGGAACGATGCTTCTTCGGAGATTGGTGGAAGGTTCTAGAAGATTCTCGAAGGCCGGAGCCTAAGATATCCGCCTTTTGCCGCAGCGACGGGAGAGTTCCAGAGTGTGGTGGGTGCAGGGATGGGAACAGGTAATTATGCATGaatttatctaattataaaaaataaaaattccaccacatcaaaattcaaaataattttatgtttatataatatataaaataaaatactttatgttatatttgaatatatattttaaaattttagatttaatataatatattttaaaatatcgtaaagaaaattaattatttcggGCACGTAttcggatttcgaatttttggtcggattcgaattcagttatgaattttgtatttgattgtcggatttttaaaacccgtccTGAAATCTGATATGTCGAAATTCTTAGTTGAGTGTGGGAATTTAATTGTGTGTAGAAGTTTCGTATAagttctcaaacttttaaattttagagcGTGTTTGGTTCTCCGGACAATCGAGAAAAACTATTTTCCACATGGAAAAAAAACCTTGCCATAGTTtaaatttggccaatttgcataaaaaatccacttattttgggattttgcaaaaccgggccacctttttcctttttgcagattcggtccgctttttccgccgcctgaccaaaatgcccctcctatacaatagcctcccgcatatttcttgacatacgtatactACCCTGCCGTACGTTCTGACGCGCATTAAATGACCCGTTCAATCTCAGTCATTTCTCGNNNNNNNNNNNNNNNNNNNNNNNNNNNNNNNNNNNNNNNNNNNNNNNNNNNNNNNNNNNNNNNNNNNNNNNNNNNNNNNNNNNNNNNNNNNNNNNNNNNNTTTGTTCATACAAAAgttttaatgttttcaaatatgttcctctggtttgttaccattagagAACTATTAGAgaactaatatttttaattttgtaatcacaaatatatcccttcaaaaattataatagtataatataagagaagtaaaaatataaaaaataaaccagTGTTAAGTATTTAACGTAttgttaactaaaattttctaacagattctaaaggtagggacatatttgaaaacattaggacttctgtagggacaatatatgaaagttgaactttgataggaatatatttgttattcactatatttgcagagacctatatgaaattaaccctattttttgtatgttagaatataaaaaaaataaaataaaattggggGGCATTTGAAGCTCTATAAAATTATACAGATTACAGAATACATGCGATGAAAATGAATGTGTGATTAATAATAACTACAATTgaagagagagatttattgaACTCTTTGATAAAGTTTAAGGGATCCTAagtattaaaaattagaagttcaGCCGTCTATTTACAAATAACAAAAGTTCAGGGGTGTTATatgtttttttcccttttaaatttaagatctatCAATTATAGTTGTGGATAAAATCTCTCATGGATGATGTTCATCTACCGTCATCTATAATAATTTATAGATAAAGTTTTCCTCCaaacaatcaaaataaatatataatcaaCCACCGATCCTACCaataattatcttttttaatctaaaatcttctgatgataaaattattttcaaacgTTACAAAAATAAagttctatcaaaatttaaatttaaaataatttaaatcaaacaaattgaaaggttggatactAAAATTAAATCTTTGAAATCAATTACGGCATGCAATTACCAATGTAAGTCCAAAATACTAGCATCATCATTCTACATAAACAGAACTTCGTTCCAATTTGTGCTGCAACATTTTTGCATGATGTAGTTGTTGAGTACAGAGTTAGTTTAGTTAGAACTTATCCATGAGGCTTGCAACGAGGATTATTTGCGCATCGTCAAAACTTATCCAAAAGATCAAAATGAGAAAGAACAATTAAGTGAAGCAACAAGTACAGAAGCTAATTAAGTGACTCTTTATTTATCTCAACTTCTGAGGAACTACAAAGAATCGAAATGAGATCTTCAAagcaacaaaacaaaaaaaaagaaaaaaataataatcgaaaaaaaatattaaacaccACTCCATGTCCGACCAAGTCGCAAGGAGAGCAATTCGTCATCGTCGCCATCATCACCTTTCGTTTCCGGTTCCGGCTGCGGCGCGCTCTCAGGCTCCGCCTCTGGCTCTGCCAGCACATTAGGGAAGAAGTTGTGCAGACGGCAGGCTTCGTTGCCTCTCCCATAATCACCAGCGTCGCTCGCTTGCTCGGATTGCGACAGAAGCGCAGGATTATGCGATTCCAAAAAAGGCCCATTGAAGTAACTCACCATCCTCACTACTTTGCGCTCAGCTGCCGGGGCGGGCGTTTCCTCTCGCTGCTCGCGAGCTCTTTTCTTGTTTATAATAATCAGCGGGCCCTCGTAGTGCTTCCTCATGTGGCCGCCGAGCGACTGCCCCGTCGCGAACGTCCTCCCGCACTTCTCGCATGTGTGGGGCCCGCTGCCGCCTGCGGCAGAGCTGCCACTGCTCCCCTTCTTTTTCGAGCTCGTTCCCTTTTTCACGTCAGGCACTGTTCCATTGCGCGCAGCGATGATCGCGCCCGCCGCCACCCCTGCCTCTGCCCCTGCAGCGACGACGCTGATGTTCGCTGGTTGATTGAACCCGTCTTTCATGATAACTTCCCCATCCTCGGCGCGTTGATTGATTGGAACCAATTTTCGAACAGGGATGCTCTCTTCTGCTGCGGCGGATTCTTTAACATCACGACCTTGCTGCTCTGCCGTGGGTGGCTTCACTCCTCTCCAGGACTTCGGGTGGGTCCGCATGTGCCCGCACAGCGCCTTCTCCGTCTTGAAGGCCTTCTTGCAGATACAGCACCTGTACGAAGCGGCAGATGAGAAGGGTTCACCagcgccgctgctgctgctgctccgaATATTGGAAGCCTCTCTCTCCATCGGgtttctcctctcctcctcgGCTATGTAGGCTATCTAGGGATCAAGAGTCGGCTATGTGGGGATAGGCTATGTTGGGATCAAGAGTGTGTGAGATTCCGAGTGTGAGAGCGCGTTAGTGTGACTGAAGTTTAGGAGTGTGGgaacgaagagagagaaagagagattttataatatatagttgGATATAATTCCAATCCTACTATTAATCCTATTCTGAGTAGGGGAATAGGATTAGAATTAGGATTTCGCTCCGCGGGTCGGATCGCTCTGCGCCATTGATACATCGAtacttctcctcctcctcttcttctttgtcttctccaTCGATCCATCTCTCGTGATCCTCCTCGACCGACGCTTCCtacggttagggttagggttagggtttggctCGGGGGTTCCGTCGCCATTAACGTCGCTAACTCTGGTTTGGGGTGTTTGTGAGGGAGAGGGGAGGTTTTTTAGTGGGGCAAGCGCGAAGCTTTTCTCGCTACACTTCGGTCGATGTAGAGATTATTGCGCGCACCTGGTGCATGATGCACCCACAANtttttttttttttttttttttttttgggccagAAAAGCATCATCATTACTTTTTTATTCTCTGTGTATGATCtgatcgaaaaaaaaaaaaaaagatgcctTTATTGCTTAGACTTATGTTTTAcagataaaaatgtcaaataattactcttataaaattaaaaaaattctacaggCCTAGTCACCTAAAATCCCCGTCCCAAATTAATTTCCAAAAATGGATTGGAACTGGATCTTCATATCTTAGTACACCGCTCAACtttggaaaagtgattttggaCCAAAAAATAATTTCCGGCTCAACAGCGAGTTTGGCAATCtcactttcaaattttgattctaatttttagaaTCAGTTTCCTGATACTCGAAAACCAATTTTTGAAAtcgattctgattttggatccaaaattcaaattcttattattttgatttagactcaaatttttaatttaaattcaaattttaatttaaaaaaaataaatttttatttaaaattcaaactataaatttaatatcaaaatttatatattaaattaaaaattttaaattataagttttggTTTTCTATCTACAAATttaagattttgaaaatttaaatttaaatttaaaatttaaaattttaattttaatttaattttaaattttaaattgtagttttaaattcttaatgttcaaatttcaaatttcaaattttcaaatgttaaattttaaacatcaaATCttcaaatgttaaattttaaatttcaaatttcaaatttaattttaaatttgaaacagaaaatttaaaatttaaaatttaaaatttcaattttaaattaaaatatcaaaatttaaactttgtgaaattctaaaatttaatatttaaaattttaattccaatttaaattccgattttaatttttgtatgccAACATCAAAAAACTTTTGCGAAACAAGTTTACaaaattattgtttaaaaaattacttttcctCTAAACTTAGCAAAACACTCTACAAATTT
This window of the Ananas comosus cultivar F153 linkage group 19, ASM154086v1, whole genome shotgun sequence genome carries:
- the LOC109725223 gene encoding zinc finger and SCAN domain-containing protein 20-like; the encoded protein is MEREASNIRSSSSSGAGEPFSSAASYRCCICKKAFKTEKALCGHMRTHPKSWRGVKPPTAEQQGRDVKESAAAEESIPVRKLVPINQRAEDGEVIMKDGFNQPANISVVAAGAEAGVAAGAIIAARNGTVPDVKKGTSSKKKGSSGSSAAGGSGPHTCEKCGRTFATGQSLGGHMRKHYEGPLIIINKKRAREQREETPAPAAERKVVRMVSYFNGPFLESHNPALLSQSEQASDAGDYGRGNEACRLHNFFPNVLAEPEAEPESAPQPEPETKGDDGDDDELLSLRLGRTWSGV